The following nucleotide sequence is from Strigops habroptila isolate Jane chromosome Z, bStrHab1.2.pri, whole genome shotgun sequence.
TCTAATGCTGTGCGCACATGCTCTGTTTGgctatttttcatctttgaaCACTGTAATAACTCTTACTGAAATTCCATCTGTACAAGATCTGCTGTATAGAAATATCTCCTCTCCCTCATGTTTGCATAGCCTACAATGGAATCGTGTCAGAGAGCAGTTGGATACCTTTGCTGCTATTGCAAGTGCTTCCAAAGGCGGAAGAATTGGAATTGAGGAGTTTGCGAAGTACTTGAAGCTGCCTATTTCAGATGTCCTCAGAGAGTTGTTTCTACTCTTTGACAGGGTGAGTAGTTGGTTAACTCACATGTTGACAATGCTTTGTTAAAAATCACGTCCCAAAAGGATATTTAATTCATTATGTTCAGCTGAGTAAATGCTCCTTGGTTAAAAATTCCTGTAGGCAAGATAGGTGACTCTTGCAGTTTTCATCTTAAGTTTCGATGGGAAAAGGATTATCAGTTTGTAGCTTGTGAGATGACAGCCATCTCTTGGACCAAGTTGCTGCGCCACCATCAGATGATAATCTTCATGCTGGTAATGGCtgaatatttccttttgcttccccCAGATTTTGAGCTTATGTACACTCTGACAGCCTAATTAACTGATGTAGTTGTAAGTAGATAATTTAAGGCAGGCTGAAGCTGATTTGAGTGTGTGTTCCTGCATATGTGTTTGTGAACGGTGCTATTAGACATCGTAAGGTCTCCTCTTGCCTATCTCCAGCCATAAAGGAAGCTACATGTTAATTTGATCATTTAGGCTTTCCCCCATAGTTAGTGGTGATCTCTCATTTTCTACTTTTCCCTGAAGATGAGACAAATTGCTCTGTGGATGCGCCACTCTGACTAAACCAGAAGAATCAGTGATTAGAGCACAGCACAGAATTCATCTTGCTTCTAGGCACCCATTACATGCTACAGCATGTTGTCCTACAAGTGCTGATGAGCTGGAGTTCATTTCTTATTGTAGGAGCTCTCCCAACTCAGCATCACTCCTTGTGATCAAGTTAGCTTTAGCAGCACACCTGTCCCTGGGAGGTCGTTGCCATGTATATGCCAATAAGAACCGTTTTGGgatttttccacataaaaagGTTCTACAAGCTCTAAAATAGAGGGGAGTCAAATGCATTTCCTTCATTGCTGAATGCATTGAAGTTCTAGAAGAGCTAGGTACTCATCCTTTCTTCATTCTTGTCCCCCCATCTTGGACCATTGGCTCCTATAAACATGTAGTCCAAGTCCTGAAGCATGGTACATACAAGAGAAACATGATGTGGCAACCAAAATAATCAAGGGCAAGCAAGACTCCTTTTACTTTCCCTATGTGGCACAACAGTGACAGTGACTAGAATTAGCAATGTAATGCtcaattcattaaaaaattgaaGGTATAAAATACAGCAGGGACAAGACTAGTAAGGTTTCACTGCATTCATTTTTAAGGAGATCAGCTTTACTGACAGTCACACTAACATGGCAGGGCTCTTTTCAAATTGCTTCAGTTATGAGCACATGTATTTTGAGGCTTCTGCTCTGTGGTGTTCAGCCTCGTTGGGCTTTTTTCTACAAAGATTCTTCAAATTGTATAAAGCTAACtatgcagagaagaaaagaaacagaggcaTGTCAACAATTGACAGAAACTACTGAGGCCTGAGAGAACTTTGGCACGGCTGTTGACATGCACAGACACGGTGAAGTTTAAGCATGCAGGTAAACTGTGTTTTGCCTACGCCCAGCTCAGACGCCGTACGGCTTCAGAGCGTTGCAGAAGCACTGGATCTCTCAGTAACTCCAAAGAGTCTTCACGATGTTTCTTGCTAAAGCTTTGCTGAGCGGAGGAAGTGGTAGTGGTCATGGAGGGAGCCTTGCACGTGGCCTTGGAGGTCTCCTAACAGGAGGTGGACGTGGAGGGAATCTTGGAGGACTTGTTGGAGGTCTTGTCAATCTTATAAGCGAAGCAGCAGCTCAGTATAATCCGGAGCCACCTCCACCTCCTCACAATCGTTTTACAAATGTGGAAGCTTATGAGAGTGAGGAGATCAGACAGTTTCGTCGCCTTTTTGTCCAACTGGCTGGAGATGATATGGAAGTGTGTGCCACAGAGCTAAGGGACATCCTGAACAAAGTCGTTTCCAGACATCAAGACTTGAAGACAGATGGCTTCAGCTTAGACACATGCCGTAGCATGGTAGCTGTCATGGACAATGATACAAATGGCAAACTGGGCTTTGAAGAGTTTAAGTATCTGTGGAACAACATCAAGAAATGGCAGTGTGTTTACAAGCAGTATGATACTGATCAGTCAGGCACTGTTGGCAGAGCTCAGCTGCCAGGTGCCTTGAAGGCTGCAGGGTTCCACCTGAACGAGCAGCTTTGCCAGGTTATCATGCGCAGGTATGCTGACGAGCACGGCAGCATGGATTTCAACAACTTCATTAGCTGCTTGGTACGACTGGACAGCATGTTCCGGACCTTCAAGTCCCTGGACCAAGATGGAGAAGGACGGATCAAAGTGACCATTGAAGACTGGCTAGAGCTGACCATGTATTCATGAAGGTGtgccagagaagaaaagcttcatCTGGAAGATACACATGGAAGACTACAACCCTTTACTATAGAACTGTCGTCTTTTCCTTGTTCCAAGGTGGATGTAGCTCGTGGTAGATAGCTCAGTTTAAAGTGTTGTGATTCCTCTTCTGCGTGCATTagtctgcttttctgaaggGTTTGGGTTAGTTGTCAGTTGGACAGCTGCATGTCTCAGAAAACTATCTCTAGATTCTGAAGTGTGGGAATTTGTGTAAGGATCAAAGTTCAGTTATTTCTTCATGTAAAGTGGCTTGTATGTGAGTATAACTATTATATAAAAAGCTCATAAGTTTGGTGTTTGTGCTACTGTTCCAACTCGTCAGCATTTGCTAAGCTGGAATAAAGCTCTGTTTGCCTAAAGGCAATCACCAGTAAAGAGACTTTCTCAGTTATTTCCAACAAGGGGAAAAACATGAGAGTTGCAATAACTATAATGAATTTACATAAtcatatttaatttccttcctgcttctgctttttcatgctCATCTGCTGCAGCGAAACCTGAGTAGTATTGTCAGTTCTACCTTCAGGCCAAGACAGAACTGAAAACTTATAGAAGGCAACTTTTAcaacctttttctcctttctacaATTCTATTAAGTagccttttctctctttcctttaaGCCTTGTTATAGTTATAATGAAAACAACTTAAAATACTACATTTATATTTAGAGGAGCTTGCTGTAATAATGCTGTCACATAGCAGAGAGCCAGCCAAAATAAACCCCTGACTGAGTTAATTTTATCAGGGTGCAGCATCCCACTCAAGCTAGTTATGTAGTTCTATCAACTTctgagtaaaagaaaaaggaataacaTGAACTGTCAAAGGTACATTTCTTTACGTTAAGGATTACATGGTTGATGAAGGCAGCCTTGTAACAAGGCAATTTctcagcagggctctgctgctttACAAGAAAATGGTTTAGGGTGTGTGCTAGCTGACTGGAATGTGCAAGGACGAGTTGAGTAGCACCACACGCAGTCTCCAGTTGTCAGAATCCACACACCCCTGCCCCTCCCCAGGGCGACATCAGTGACTAATCGAGAAATCCCCCACAATACCTGCAGGGCATCTGAATGCTAACAAATgtgttgtggtttgggtttgtttctaaATTTCCGTAGCTTTTATTTCTACATCTTGCAGTTACACTTGGCAAGTAGTATTTTCCAAACTGATGAAATCTCCTCCCTGGTATATATGCAGAAGCCTTTTGCTTGCAACTTTTAGGAAAAAGTAACTTACAACTTTTGCTCAgactttttctctcctgcagttTGTTTAATACCAAGCTGGGTGacagaaagagtaaaaatactCGTATTGGCCCAAATTTAGCACTTTAATGAAAGTAATATGACCCTTATTAGTTCTTGTGGTGAAAGAGGTCAGTCCCTTCCTAACGGCATTCACCCCCCTCCCAGTTATTCAGTGGAAAAGCACACAGTTGTCCACAGTGCTATTTGGGCTCTGAGTAACAGAAAAGTGAGCACAAGGGAAAGTGTGATACCTCCATGTGAGCACCAACCTACCAGGGTTCTTTCACAATTGCTCTTTCTGACTAGTTAGAACTTGCAACAGGCAGTGGAAATTTTGGAGTTACAGCTATTGCATTATGAGCCTGGATATGAACATGAGACGTGCATCTGCAGTTCCTCCCCAGATGGTCCAGTTGTAGGTTCTCTGTGATAGCCCTGTAAGTGACTCAGGGTTTACTTAGCTAAATAGCATACGAACAGGCACATTTGATTTTTCCCATTGCCTTACGTAGTGAGAAAAAAGATCTGTGGCACTAGTACTTTAAACTTTATTGACTGCATCTGTCTTGCAATCCTTTTGCGACTCCAAATAAGAGTGCTTATGAGAATGCAAACCTTCTTGTCTCCCAAAATGTAAGATTTACTGTCttatataaaaaacaaaaccctagtTACCACAGCATGCCATAGTGAAAATAGTAGCAGAAAACTAGtttctataaagaaaacagGGCTTGTTGAGGTTACAGTTATTTTATGAAACATAAATACAGTTTCAGTTATTTTATGAAACATAAATACAAGTATCTAAATATTGGTGTTCTACTTTGCTATTTAGAGAATTGGAGCTCAGCTTATGTGTTGCttccttaaaatattaaaatatttgcacagGCTGCAAACACAGCTAGGTATGTGTAGAAAGACTACTGCAAGTCCTTGTTTGCAGTGATGCTACACAAACACTGAAGGTTTTCCTGCGTTTTCAGTTTAACTCCCATCTCTTTTTCCAGACAACAACCCTATCGTTTCTCCTTAGCCAACACGCCAGAGCATTTGGAAGTTGGCCAGTGATTCAAGGGCTTAGTAGAGCTAGTCACAACATGATATTGCAAGTATAGTAGCTTGATTTCCTACTCAAATGGCTGGAGTTCTGCATATCAGATTGCACTCAGTTTT
It contains:
- the LOC115600886 gene encoding calpain small subunit 1-like, which encodes MFLAKALLSGGSGSGHGGSLARGLGGLLTGGGRGGNLGGLVGGLVNLISEAAAQYNPEPPPPPHNRFTNVEAYESEEIRQFRRLFVQLAGDDMEVCATELRDILNKVVSRHQDLKTDGFSLDTCRSMVAVMDNDTNGKLGFEEFKYLWNNIKKWQCVYKQYDTDQSGTVGRAQLPGALKAAGFHLNEQLCQVIMRRYADEHGSMDFNNFISCLVRLDSMFRTFKSLDQDGEGRIKVTIEDWLELTMYS